In a single window of the Methanobrevibacter sp. genome:
- a CDS encoding DUF6882 domain-containing protein, whose translation MEVNSLLIEENDDLQDLFSKYGALALEKQETLSSLVGDAEPELDIEKGIVKFDEKEFPIQLIGFLDPDEDAWFWAWDNEEIGFPEELIEEAKAVKEFGEKQNVPQFYENVFTASLTEAHILNMTISSLFGNDAYCAVNYGTFVFFVTIKSDEIPISDDIDVFAVTINDFHRRFEVNHIKALRSYALLKGYEYKERDDFSVIKAGDDRIVVSLTERKNIQTIKVFKV comes from the coding sequence ATGGAAGTTAATTCTTTATTGATTGAAGAAAATGATGATTTACAGGATTTATTCTCCAAATATGGTGCGTTAGCATTGGAAAAGCAGGAAACTTTATCCTCTCTTGTCGGAGATGCTGAGCCTGAATTAGATATTGAAAAGGGAATTGTCAAATTCGATGAGAAGGAATTCCCTATTCAGCTTATTGGATTTCTGGATCCTGATGAGGACGCTTGGTTCTGGGCATGGGACAATGAGGAAATTGGTTTTCCGGAAGAATTGATTGAAGAGGCAAAGGCAGTTAAGGAATTCGGCGAAAAGCAGAATGTTCCCCAATTCTATGAAAACGTATTCACTGCAAGCCTGACTGAAGCCCATATATTGAACATGACCATATCCTCCCTCTTTGGCAATGATGCATACTGTGCAGTGAATTATGGAACTTTTGTTTTCTTTGTCACCATCAAGTCCGATGAAATTCCTATAAGCGATGACATTGATGTGTTTGCAGTTACCATTAATGATTTCCATCGCAGATTCGAAGTGAATCACATAAAGGCTTTAAGATCATATGCCCTCTTAAAAGGTTATGAATACAAGGAAAGAGATGATTTTTCAGTTATTAAAGCCGGTGATGATAGGATAGTCGTTAGCTTGACTGAAAGAAAAAACATTCAAACCATTAAGGTATTTAAGGTCTAA